The Lathamus discolor isolate bLatDis1 unplaced genomic scaffold, bLatDis1.hap1 Scaffold_64, whole genome shotgun sequence genome has a window encoding:
- the TYROBP gene encoding TYRO protein tyrosine kinase-binding protein: MRHGPALLLLLLGLAAAEGDCSSCLPGPGPIAALVAADIIMTLLIAGGAYCLGGRSRREGAKPRPPDVEPTYQELQGPRGDVYSELQR; encoded by the exons ATGAGACACGGCCcggctctgctgctcctgctgctgg GATTGGCAGCTGCAGAGGGAG attgcagctcctgcctgccgGGCCCGGGACCAATCGCAGCACTCGTGGCCGCCGACATCATCATGACACTACTCATCGCGGGCGGGGCCTACTGCCTGGGGGGGCGGAGCCggagag AGGGAGCCAAGCCCCGCCCTCCCGATGTGGAGCCGACCTATCAG gagctgcagggcccACGTGGGGACGTCTACAGCGAGCTCCAGCGGTag
- the CTU1 gene encoding cytoplasmic tRNA 2-thiolation protein 1, with the protein MPPPRCQLCPLPAALLRPRCGTPLCRHCFMLRFEAELLGSITRAPGARGPVPAPGSTVAVAASGGKDSTVLSHLLQRFAPRLHLRLALVSVDEGIAGYREAALEAVREGRGGAPLLVLSHRDLFGWSVDEVAAALGAGSRCTFCGVLRRQALERAARLLGANCIATGHNADDIAETLLMNFLRGDVARLRRAAWEGGAGPTEGPMESPTEGPIESPMESPTEGPIETGRRTKTPMGSTKDPMKTSKDPIETSRSSIGVPVGSPTAPSPIETSKDPMGTTKDPMDTTKDPMDTSKGPMGTTKDPMKTPKDPMKTPKDPTDTSKDPIETSRSSIGVPVGSPTAPSPIETSKDPMGTTKDPMDTSKGPMGTTKDPMKTPKDPMKTPKDPTDTSKDPIETSRSSIGVPVRSPTAPSPIETSKDPIETCKGPMGTSRDPMKTPKDPMKTPKGPTDTPKDPMGALLSLMGLPPSSGPTEATPGRAKAPRKAPPRPAAVPAALPARGRPWAPVPRCKPLRHACEKEIVLYAHFRRLRYVSAECAHAARAFRGHARALLKALEAARAAAVPALGHSGRRLRVGGAGGGGAWRELRACARCGFAASRGLCQACVLQGALQRGRPRLALGKRGLEEVMGEGGARGHGAGVRGAVDPRAGVEVEVVGAGGRSLRRRVVGLGRARGALNIWDF; encoded by the exons ATGCCCCCACCTCGCTGCCAGCTGTGCCCCCTCCCTGCCGCCCTGCTGCGGCCCCGCTGCGGGACCCCGCTGTGCCGCCACTGCTTCATGCTGCGCTTCGAGGCCGAGCTCCTGGGCTCCATCACCCGCGCACCCGGCGCCCGCGGCCCCGTCCCCGCGCCCGGCTCCACCGTGGCCGTGGCCGCCTCCGGTGGCAAGGACTCGACGGTGCTGAGCCACCTCCTGCAGCGCTTTGCCCCCCGCCTGCACCTGCGCCTGGCGCTGGTGTCCGTGGACGAGGGCATCGCCGGGTACCGGGAGGCGGCGCTGGAGGCGGTGCGGGAGGGCCGGGGGGGGGCCCCGCTGCTGGTGCTCTCGCACCGGGACCTCTTCGGCTGGAGCGTGGACGAGGtggcggcggcgctgggcgccGGCTCCCGCTGCACCTTCTGCGGGGTCCTGCGCAGGCAGGCGCTGGAGCGGGCGGCGCGGCTGCTGGGCGCCAACTGCATCGCGACCG GGCACAACGCTGATGACATCGCCGAGACTTTGCTGATGAATTTCCTGCGTGGGGACGTGGCGCGGCTGCGGAGAGCGGCCTGGGAGGGCGGTGCGGGCCCCACCGAGGGCCCCATGGAGAGCCCCACGGAGGGCCCCATAGAGAGCCCCATGGAGAGCCCCACGGAGGGCCCCATAGAGACTGGCAGGAGGACCAAGACCCCCATGGGCTCCACCAAGGATCCCATGAAGACCTCCAaggaccccatagagacctcCAGGAGCTCCATAGGGGTCCCTGTGGGGTCTCCAACTGCCCcgagccccatagagacctcCAAGGACCCCATGGGCACCACCAAGGACCCCATGGACACCACCAAGGACCCCATGGACACCTCCAAGGGCCCCATGGGCACCACCAAGGACCCCATGAAGACCCCTAAGGATCCTATGAAGACCCCCAAGGACCCCACGGACACCTCCAaggaccccatagagacctcCAGGAGCTCCATAGGGGTCCCTGTGGGGTCTCCAACTGCCCcgagccccatagagacctcCAAGGACCCCATGGGCACCACCAAGGACCCCATGGACACCTCCAAGGGCCCCATGGGCACCACCAAGGACCCCATGAAGACCCCTAAGGATCCTATGAAGACCCCCAAGGACCCCACGGACACCTCCAaggaccccatagagacctcCAGGAGCTCCATAGGGGTCCCTGTGCGGTCTCCAACTGCCCcgagccccatagagacctccaaggaccccatagagacctgCAAGGGCCCCATGGGCACCTCCAGGGACCCCATGAAAACCCCCAAGGATCCTATGAAGACCCCCAAGGGCCCCACGGACACCCCCAAGGACCCCATGGGCGCCCTGCTGAGCCTCATGGGCCTTCCACCCAGCTCAGGCCCTACAGAGGCCACCCCGGGCCGTGCCAAGGCCCCCCGGAAGGCCCCCCCGAGGCCCGCTGCGGTGCCCGCGGCGCTGCCCGCTCGCGGCCGGCCCTGGGCGCCGGTGCCGCGGTGCAAGCCCCTGCGCCACGCGTGCGAGAAGGAGATCGTGCTCTACGCGCACTTCCGGCGCCTGCGCTACGTCAGCGCCGAGTGCGCGCACGCGGCGCGCGCCTTCCGCGGCCACGCGCGGGCGCTGCTCAAGGCCCTGGAGGCGGCGCGCGCCGCCGCCGTGCCCGCGCTCGGGCACTCGGGGCGGCGGCTGCGGGtgggcggggccggggggggcggggcgTGGCGGGAGCTGCGCGCGTGCGCGCGGTGCGGGTTCGCCGCCAGCAGGGGGCTGTGCCAGGCGTGCGTCCTGCAGGGGGCGCTGCAGCGCGGGAGGCCCCGCCTGGCGCTGGGCAAGagggggctggaggaggtgatgggggagggggg